Proteins encoded in a region of the Nocardia asteroides genome:
- a CDS encoding DUF4395 domain-containing protein codes for MSTEIRNNSETAVTPTGQVDVRGPRFAAWVTTAALVLVLIAAAFSTVAAAVLIGAQAVVFAVGAALGPRRHPYGRIYAAFGAPRLAPTGETEPAAPLRFAQLLGFVFAAVSLLGFALGSTVVGAVFAGFALFAAFLNAAFGICLGCRIYPLVTRLRRTVPDSGVREPSVATRASVPGRDAHTAGSPASN; via the coding sequence ATGTCCACCGAGATCCGAAACAATTCCGAAACCGCTGTTACTCCCACCGGCCAGGTGGATGTTCGCGGCCCCCGATTCGCCGCATGGGTGACCACCGCCGCCCTGGTCCTCGTCCTGATCGCCGCCGCGTTCTCGACAGTGGCCGCCGCGGTATTGATCGGCGCGCAGGCGGTTGTCTTCGCGGTCGGCGCGGCCCTCGGTCCGCGCCGCCACCCGTACGGGCGGATCTACGCCGCCTTCGGCGCGCCGCGCCTGGCGCCGACCGGCGAGACCGAGCCCGCGGCCCCGCTGCGGTTCGCTCAGCTGCTCGGTTTCGTCTTCGCGGCCGTCAGCCTGCTGGGCTTCGCGCTCGGCTCCACAGTCGTCGGCGCGGTGTTCGCCGGCTTCGCCCTGTTCGCGGCGTTCCTGAACGCGGCGTTCGGGATCTGCCTGGGTTGCCGGATCTATCCGCTGGTGACCCGCCTCCGCAGGACCGTTCCGGACAGCGGTGTTCGCGAGCCCTCCGTGGCCACGCGAGCTTCCGTCCCCGGGCGGGACGCGCACACCGCCGGGTCACCGGCATCGAACTGA
- a CDS encoding thioredoxin family protein, with protein MIQITILAVALLAALAVGVLLRRREGKVRAAESIEVSDSARAELLAAVGVTGAGPAVLHFSAEWCGPCDAVRRVVANVADQLAGSPQPPQDIEVDIDAEPALARELNVLSLPTTFVFDVEGRERFRISGVPKVTDLHSALEPLTAAA; from the coding sequence ATGATCCAGATCACCATCCTCGCAGTGGCACTGCTCGCCGCGCTGGCGGTGGGCGTCCTGCTGCGCAGGCGCGAAGGCAAGGTCCGCGCGGCCGAAAGCATCGAAGTCTCCGATTCGGCCCGCGCCGAACTGCTGGCGGCCGTCGGCGTGACCGGCGCCGGTCCCGCGGTCCTGCATTTCTCCGCCGAATGGTGCGGACCGTGCGACGCGGTTCGCCGGGTGGTTGCCAATGTCGCCGACCAGCTCGCGGGATCGCCGCAGCCGCCGCAGGACATCGAGGTGGACATCGACGCCGAGCCCGCGCTCGCCCGAGAGTTGAACGTGCTCTCGCTGCCCACCACGTTCGTCTTCGACGTCGAGGGCCGGGAACGGTTCCGCATCTCCGGCGTCCCGAAGGTCACGGACCTGCACTCCGCGCTCGAGCCGCTCACCGCAGCCGCCTGA
- a CDS encoding LmeA family phospholipid-binding protein codes for MRKLIIGLLCLAGFAVVADFSTAAYSEYRVSRALRDGADLTADPEVTIHGFPFLGQAWDSRYDHVEIRARAKREDIPGEIALEATLTGVRLPVGELVDGSLRGVPVERVDSRLRVEPTELGRLFTIPDLQVHSRPADKSDGTGGSGGSGMTTTGALVLTGTLPETPGAQYGGEKVSVQADLLLDGDQVKIVATGFYRGGPGTETTPVAVITEADRPAVLARFTRTIDTKELPFGVRPTKVSAQGGQIVVEGKGVNVTIDLDRLQRP; via the coding sequence ATGCGCAAGCTGATCATCGGCCTGCTGTGTCTGGCGGGATTCGCCGTCGTCGCCGACTTCAGTACCGCGGCCTATTCGGAGTATCGCGTGTCCAGGGCGCTGCGCGACGGCGCCGATCTCACCGCCGATCCGGAGGTGACGATCCACGGTTTCCCGTTTCTCGGCCAGGCCTGGGACAGCCGCTACGACCACGTGGAGATCCGTGCGCGCGCGAAGCGGGAGGACATCCCGGGCGAGATCGCGTTGGAGGCGACGCTGACCGGAGTGCGGCTGCCGGTCGGCGAACTGGTCGACGGCAGCCTGCGCGGCGTGCCCGTGGAGCGGGTGGACAGCAGGTTGCGGGTGGAGCCCACCGAGCTCGGCCGACTGTTCACGATCCCCGATCTGCAAGTGCATTCGCGGCCCGCGGACAAGTCCGACGGGACCGGCGGATCGGGCGGTTCCGGTATGACCACCACCGGCGCGCTCGTGCTCACCGGCACCCTGCCGGAGACCCCCGGCGCGCAGTACGGCGGCGAGAAGGTCAGCGTGCAGGCCGACCTCCTGCTCGACGGCGATCAGGTCAAGATCGTGGCGACCGGCTTCTATCGCGGCGGCCCCGGTACCGAGACCACTCCGGTGGCGGTGATCACCGAAGCCGATCGCCCTGCCGTGCTCGCCCGGTTCACCCGTACCATCGACACGAAGGAGTTGCCGTTCGGTGTCCGGCCCACCAAGGTCTCCGCCCAGGGCGGTCAGATCGTCGTGGAGGGCAAGGGCGTGAACGTCACGATCGACCTCGACCGATTGCAGCGACCATGA